From Sphingorhabdus sp. SMR4y:
CGCAACTGCTGAGCGAAACCGCCGAAATGCCGGAACAGGTCGATATGGTGCCGGTATTCATGATCGTTACTCAGGGGTGGGCAGCGCAGTTCGAAATGGACGAGGATTTCGATTATGAGCCAACGGCCGATGAAAGCATCGCCGCGCGGGCGGAAGCGGCAGGCAAATCCGGCGCGGAATATGCCTATGACCTGATGATGGGAGATGAAGGCAAGGGATTTATCTATCTGCCTCTGCTCAACTATATGGATGGCAATCTCGATTTCCTCGAGACGCTGCAACAGGCGGACGACACGGTGAACAGCCTGTCCGACGGTGGCGCGCATTGCGGGACGATCTGCGATGCGGCCAGCCCGACCTTCATGCTGGAACATTGGGTGAAGAACCGCAAGCGCGGCACGATCAGCCTCGAACATGCGATCAAGCGGCAATGTCTGGATACGTCACGGCTCTATGGTCTGAACGATCGCGGGGTTCTGAAACCAGGCTATTTGGCGGACGTCAACGTGATCGACATGGAACGGATCAAGCTCGGCAAACCCTGGCTGGCTTTTGATCTGCCGGCCGGCGGCAAAAGGTTGCTGCAAAAAGCGGACGGCTATGATTATACGATCAAGTCGGGGCAAGTGACATTCAAGGGCGGCGTGGTGACCGACAAGCGTCCCGGTGGTCTGATCCGTGGCCCGCAAGCTGTGGAGATGCGGGAAGCGGCGGAATAAGCCGATCTGAAAACAGTAGATCATGCTCCGCGCCTGAAACGCGGAGCACGTCTTGGCCTAGAAGGCTTTCTGCCAGCCGACCGTCAACATCCAGTCACCGGTCAACTGCGGACCATTGACATTCTGATAGATCGGCGCGCCGAGTTCGATGCCGAGCCGGTGGCCGACCAGCGCGCCATGGGTGGCGACAAAATTGATACCGCCGAGAAGATCAATTCGCTCCCCTCCGGAAAAGTCCGGATTGGCGGTTTGTACCGGACCCATGACATCCGGGTTCAGACCATTGATGCGACCCGTCGATTGCGCGCGGACGCGGCCCGACAGGCTGATCCATTGCGCGGGCAGGTAACTGGCCCAGAGTGATCCCTCGTGGACATCGCCCAGACGGTAGCCATTGTCATTGGTGCCGGTGCGGATGGTCCCGGCATATTGGGCGCCGAAACTCCACTTCCCCATCCATTGTTTGAGCGTCAGAGCCGGCTTCAAATCCCATGTGCCGGAGCCGCTCTGCATGCCATAGGGCATGGTCATCGTCATCTGCATGTTCATCGGGGACAAGCTTTGCCCGGTTTCACCGATGGAACCGGTCGGCATGCCGACGACGGCCCGCAGATTGAGTTCGGTTCCGTTTTCACTGGTGGCCGGTTTTTGTCCGAGCAGCGGGAATATGGCGCCGGCGCTGATGTCGCCAATGCCCTTCGGATTGGTCTGGAATTTTCCCAGCACCGTCGTCCCGCTTGGTCCCGCATAGGTCCTGATCGTCGATTCCCTTTCGCTATAAGGCAGCATGGCGACCAGCGTGATCCAGTCGGCGGGCGAATACATGGCCCCCGGCATTACCATGTCTTTGGACATCATCTGGGGCGCCAGCCGCAAGGTGGGTGGCTGCATTGGCATTCCGGCAAAGCGGTTGGGAATCGTGGTCACGATGGCATCACTGCTGATGCTGTCGGTGCCGATCTGATTGCCCGACATCTCCATGTGCATATAGCGCAGCGAGAACATAATCTCGCCTTTCTTGTGCGTATGGTCAGCGGAAACACCGATCGGTGCATGGTCATCGGCCCGCACATCATGCGCGAGGGTGGGCGAGGCGAGGGTGCAAGACGCAATCATTGCGCCTGCAAAAGCGAGTTTCTTCATGAAAATTTCCTGTAAAAATCTGAACGCAGGGGGTGCGGACAAGCACACTGCAAAAAGGTAATAGGTTCAGATGCTTACTGGCGGCCCAGTCGCTGGCGGAATGTTGATCCGGTTGCGCAGCGCGAAACGCCGAGGTTCGGAGGGGGCGGGAATGGCAGGTGCCAATGCAGAAATGTCCAAATCCAGTGCCGTGGAAGCGAGCCCAACGGATGCTCCACCCGCAAAAGCACAGGCAGAGGGTGATTCTTCGGTCTCGGGATTTGGACTCTGATCATCCAGTTGGCCGTAGACCAGAGAGAGCAATTCGAAATCCGGGTTGTCCGGCGCTACCACCAGCTTGCTGCCGGGATGCCCTGAACAGAGTTCTATCGCAAATCCGCTGGCGGATCGGGTGGGCATGAAACCCTGCGGCGCGAGCGCGCTTACCAGAATAGCGAGCAACGCGAAGGCGTGGATCGCTGGCCTGGTCTTGAGAAACCGGAAGAGAGAGAAGGGCCGGGTCATGATCAATTCGGGCGCTATATTGCGCGGTGCAAGCAAATGCCAGTCTCCTGGATGATATTGATCAGGTCCGAAGAACCGGAGCAATTAATGCTTGCCCGGAAACTAAACCCGCATCGGCATCAGAACGTACAACGCAGTAGACTTGTCATTCTCACGAATGAGCGTCGGTGCACTGGCGTCGGCAAGGTGCAGTTCGACGGTGTCGCCTTCGATCTCGCCGAGAATGTCCATCAGATATTTCGAGTTGAAACCGATTTCGAAGACATCGTCATTATAGGAGCCGGGCACTTCTTCTTCGGCCTTGCCATTTTCCGGCGAGGTGACGGAGAGCGTGATCTTGTCATCGCCGAGCGCCATTTTGACAGCACGGGTCTTTTCGGTGGCGATGGTCGAAACGCGGTCGACACCCTGGGCGAAGCTTTTGGCATCGATCTTGAGCAGCTTGTCATTCCCGGTCGGAATGACCCGGGTGTAATCGGGGAATGTACCGTCGATCAATTTGCTCGTCAGGATCGCGGTGCCCAATGTAAAACGGATCTTGCTTGCCGACAGGTCGACCTGCACCGAAGATTCGCTGTTCTCGTCGAGCAATTTGCGCAATTCATTGACGCATTTGCGCGGAACAATCACATCCGGCATGCCTTCTGCTCCGTCGGGACGGGGCAGGGTAACGCGGGCCAGACGGTGGCCGTCGGTGGCGGCGGCTTTCAGGACCGGCGTTTCCTCATCCTGTACGTGCAGGAAAATGCCGTTGAGATAATAGCGGGTTTCCTCGGTCGAGATCGCGAAACGGGTCTTGTCTATGATCTGGATCAGCGAGGATGCGGGCAGTTCGAAACTGGTGGGCAAATCGCCCTCGGCGATGACCGGAAAATCGTCGCGCGGCAAGGTCTGCAAATTGAAGCGGGCACGTCCGGCGTTGACCTTCATCTTGCCGTCGGCGGCGTCCAGTTGCACCTGAGAGCCGTCCGGCAGCTTGCGGGCAATGTCGAACAAGGTGTGAGCGGAAACGGTGGTGGATCCGGCGGTCTCGACCTGGGCCTCGACGGTTTCGACGACCTGAAGATCGAGATCGGTTGCCATCAGCTTGATGCTGCCGTCGGCACTGGCTTCGATCAGCACGTTGGAGAGAATGGGGATGGTGTTGCGCCGTTCAACCACGGACTGGACATGCCCCAGGCTCTTTAGCAATGCCGCGCGTTCAATGGTCGCTTTCATAAACCGTCCTTCTTGTTCCCGATCGTCCGTGAAAATTCTCGTGGAAAAGACTCTCCACTGGTTCACAGATAGTTCAGCGCTTCATTAACAATAAAGTGCCGCAGGGCAAGCCTGATCGCCGTCCGAGGCCGATAATGCCGTGAAAAACTGTGGAAAAAAGCATCAAGGCGGCTAAAGCCGCAGAGACAGGGGATGGATTTGGCCATTTCGGGACGGAACAGGGTTAATATGAGCGGCATTGATACCAAGGGAAAACGACTGTTTATCGCACGGCATGGCGAGACCATCTTCAATCTGGCTGGGCGGCTGCAGGGCGATCATGTCCACACGCCGCTCACCCGAACCGGTTTTGCCCAGGCCGACGAGATGGGCAAGGCGCTGGCGCGTCATCTGGCGAACGAGCGACTGGAACTTGATCTGATCGCCTCCAATACTGACCGGGCGCTGCAGACACTCTCGGTGATAGCCGAGCATGTCGGTGCAGACTGGCATCAGGCGCGCAGTGACGAGCGGCTTCGCGAGATCGACATGGGCGAATGGGGCGGGGCTTGGTATCGCGATCTCGCCGGTCAACTGGAAATCGACGAGGCCGAACGGCTTTTTGTCACCGTCGCTCCCGGTGGGGAAGATTATCGGGCGATCGCCAGACGGCTCGAACATTGGCTGGCAGAGCAGGAATTCGTCCGCGATGCGGTTCTGATCAGCCATGGCATGACCAGCCGGGTGTTGCGCGGCCTGCTTGTCGGTGCCGATCCGCACCCGCGGTTCGATGCGCCGATTGCCGAAGGTTTGCCCCAGGGGTCCATCGTTCAGATCAGGGACGGGGTTGAAGAGGTCATTCACCTTGGCGGGGGCGAGGGGGAGAAGGCTTGAAAAAGCAGTATATCCTTCTCGGTCTGGCGGCTTCTATTTTATCGATCCCGGCGATCGCCAAGGATTCTCTGGGTATTTTTAACAGTTGGGGCGCGTTCCGCGATCCGGAAATTCCGCGTTGCTATGCGATTGCGGAATCAGAGGAGATCAGGGGCAAGGCGGAACGGAAATCCTTCGCGACCGTGGGTTTCTGGCCCCGTCGAGAGATCAGGCGGCAATTTCACGTGCGGCTGAGCCGGGACCGGTCTACCAACAGCCGGCTGATGGTCAGTATCGCGGGACGCCGTTTCCAGTTGACCGCTACCCGATCGGACGGCTGGTCACAGGACAAGCGGATGGATGCCGCGATAATTGCCGCGATCCGTTCGTCCACCAGCATGACCGTCGAAAGCGTCGGTCGGGACGGCAAGCCGATTGTTGATGCCTACCGGCTGCGCGGCGCAGCGACGGCGATTGATGCCGCCTCTTTGGGTTGTTCGCGGTTGCGGTAGATTTTCTCCGGGACTCACCCTATATGCGCTCCCATGCAGATTCCCGGCCATATTGATCCCGTTCCCTTGCCCGCCAAGGTCACCCCGCGCGCCGACGGTCGCGTCGACCTGATTGGTCTCAGCGTTGCGGAGATCCGCGACGTGCTGATCGCTGCCGGTCTCGAGGAAAAACAGGGGAAATTGCGCTCCAAGCAGTTGTTCCACTGGATGTACCATCGCGGCATCAGCGATTTTGCGCTGATGACCGATATGAGCAAGACGTTGCGACCGTGGCTCGCAGAGCGCTTTGTGATCGGGCGGCCGGAAGTTGTCGAAGCGCACCTGTCTGAAGACGGCACAAGAAAGTGGTTGCTGCGTTCTGCCGATGCGCAGGATTATGAAATGGTTTTCATCCCCGACGAGGATCGCGGGACGCTTTGCATTTCCAGCCAGGTCGGCTGTACGCTTAACTGTCGGTTCTGTCATACCGGGACGATGCGACTGGTTCGTAATCTGACCCCCGGCGAGATTGTCGGTCAGGTCATGCTGGCCCGCGACGCGCTGGGCGAATGGCCAAAAGGCGTGATGGACTTTGCCGACGACGAGGAGACGGAAAACACCAAAGTCTATAATCAGGCCTATAAGTCCGATGGACGACTGCTCACCAATATCGTGCTGATGGGCATGGGCGAGCCCTTGTACAATTTTGACAATGTGCGCGATGCGATGAAGATCGTGATGGATGGTGACGGGCTCGCGCTTTCCCGCCGGCGGATCACCTTGTCGACCAGCGGTGTCGTGCCGATGATTGCCCGTGCGGGAGCCGAGATCAACGTCAATCTCGCGATTTCACTGCACGCGGTGAACAAGGAAACCCGGGACGAGATCGTCCCGCTCAACCGCAAATATTCGATCGAGGAACTGCTGCAGGCCTGCGCCGATTATCCCGGTGCCAATAACGCCCGGCGGATCACGTTTGAATATGTAATGCTGAAGGACAAGAATGACAGCGACCAGGATGCCCGGGAGCTCGTGAACCTGCTGCGCAATTACGATCTGCCGGCAAAGGTCAATCTGATCCCGTTCAATCCCTGGCCGGGTTCGGACTATGAATGTTCCGAGCCCGAACGGATCAAGTCCTTCTCGAAGATCATTTTTGATGCCGGCATTAGCGCTCCCGTCCGGACCCCGCGTGGCCGTGATATCATGGCGGCTTGTGGGCAGCTGAAATCGGCGAGCGAAAAGAAGAGCCGCGCCGAACTGGACCGACTGGCCGAAGAGAAGCAGGCGGCTCTGGGCTAGGCAGTCGCGATGACGTCGATTTCAACCATCAGGTCAGGCAGAGCGAGAGCCTTGACCTCCAGCGTTGTGTCTGCCGGATAGGGTGCTTTGAAATAGATTTTTCGCGCCTGTACGACCTTGGCAAAATTCTCCATGTCAGTCAGATAGATGGTGACCTTGATGATATTGTCGCGACTACTGCCTGCTGCGTGCAGAACACGGTCTATGTTGATGAAAACCTGACGCAACTGGGCATCGAAATCCGCGACTCCGATGACCTGCCCCTGTTCGTCTATTGCTGCCTGCCCTGAGAGGAAGAGCAGGTCTCCGGCGCGCCATGCAGGGGATATGGCGTAGGGTGCAAGCGGATCCGGATCGAGATTGATGACCTGTTTCTTGCCGCTCATGAAAATATCACTCCCTTTTCAGTCTTCTTTGGCAGAATAGAGTGCGAGTAATCAAGGCGTCATCAAAAAAGGGGCGGGCATCGCTGCCCGCCCCGTGTTTCAAGGTCAATCCGGCCGGACTAGAATTTCATGCCGAGGCTGACCAGACCCTGGTTGCGGGAAACGCCCGCTTCGTAGTTGCTGTAACGATATTCGCCGCGAGCAAACATATTGTCGCTCAACTGATATTCGATACCGGCACCAACGCGAACGCCGTCGCCATTATCACCACCCAGGCCGGGTGAGGAAACGCGAGCATTGGTGTAGCCAGCCTTTGCATAGAGCAGGGCGGTGTCGCCAACAACAACGCCAAGACGGCCGCCGGCGTACAGATCACGACCGGCTTCAATGCGGCCTGTCGCATCGGAAATGTTACCGGTGGATTCGGTTGCTTCCAGCTCGAGACCATAGACAATATTACCGGACTGCATATCATAGCCAAGCGTGGCGCCATAAAGGAAGCCGTCGACATTATCGATGCCGGCGATGTCAAGGTCAATATTATCATATCCAGCGATTGCTGTAGCTTTTACGCCGGAAAAATCGCCTTTTTCCTGAGCCAGTACGGGGGATGCAAGCACAGATGCTGCAATAGCGGCTGCTATTGTTACATTTTTCATTTTTATAGGTTCCTTGATTTTGCGAATAAACGACCGCTAAGTTTTTTAACTTATAATGTTCTTTCGCGGTCGCTTAGGCATATAAGTTTACAAACCTGAATGACAACTGCATGATTGCAATAAAATCGTAACAATCTTCATTCTCTCTGACTGTGTTGCTCTTCTACAACAGTTGGCGGCTGTAACGACAGGCTTGGCAAGAGCGAACCAGCGGCTAGAGTATAGCCATGCCGGAGGATATCATCATAGCCGATCGACCACGCCACCAGCTGACCACCCGGATATGGCACTGGGTCAACGCGCTTTGCCTGTTGATATTGCTCATGAGCGGTTTGACCATCTTCAATGCCCATCCGCGGCTCTATTGGGGCGAATATGGTGCCAATGACGATTATGCCTGGATGGCAGTCGGCTCGTCCCGGACGCAAGCCTATCTGAGATTGGGCGACACCCGAATTGATACCACCGGTGTGCTGGGCAACTGGCAGGATAGCGAGGGCAGGACGCAGACATGGGCCTTTCCCGGCTGGGCCACCATTCCCTCCACATATAGTCTGGCCGATGGCCGGCGCTGGCATTTCTTTTTTGCCTGGATTTTCAGCATCGGGTTGACGCTGTTCATGTTCCGGTCGCTATGGAACCGGCATATCCAGCGCGACCTTCACATGCGCAAGGAAGAGTGGCGACCTGCTCATATATGGAGGTCCTTTGGCGATCATCTCAGATTATCCGAAATTCGGCAATCCTCGACGAAAGCATATAATGTCATTCAGAAACTGAGCTATATTGGCGTGATATTCGTTCTGCTGCCGTTGATGGTTTTTACCGGGCTTGCCATGTCCCCGGCCATGGATGCCAACTGGCCGCTTCTAACCGATGTCTTTGGTGGCCGTCAGTCGGCCCGGTCTGTCCATTTTCTGTCGGCTTTTTTGCTGGTGCTGTTTTTCCTGATCCATATCCTGATGGTGCTCCTCTCCGGACCGATCACGCAGGTCAAGGCGATGTTAACCGGTGGGCAGGGCAGGGGGACAGTGTAATGACCATCATCACGCGTCGAAAGTTGATTGCCAGCGCGGCAATAGGCGCAGGGGGGCTGTTGTCCGGTTGCGATGCCCTGAACCGCAATCCGGTTTTTCAGGACATGCTATCCAGTGCCGAACATGCCAATTTTGCCGTACAGCGCGCTCTGGGGGACCGGATGGAACTGGCGAGCGAATATGAGATTGCCGATCTGTCGCCGACATTTCGCGCCAATGGCAGTCGGGATCCGGCAACCCCCGAATATGCTGCCAGCGCGGCGCAGGGTTTTGCCGATTGGCAGCTCCGGCTGAGCGGTCTTTTCGCCAAGCCGCAGCAATTCAGCCTGGCGGCGTTGCAAGCGTTGCCCCAGCGAACGCAGATCACCCGGCATGACTGCGTCGAAGGCTGGAGCGCTATCGGTCAATGGACCGGGGTTCCGCTGAAGATCCTGCTCGATCTGGCGCAGTTGCGGGACAGTGCCCGCTTTCTAGTCTTTCACTGCGCCGACCGACTGGGTGGGCGACCTTATTATGAAAGCATCGACCTGCTCGACGGTTTTCACCCGCAGACGATTTTGGCCCATCGGTTGAACGGATCACCGCTGCCAATCGAAAACGGAGCGCCGTTGCGACTCAGGGTCGAGCGACAGCTGGGCTACAAGCATGCCAAATATGTCACCGGGGTAGAGGCGGTTGCATCCCTTGACGGCATCGGTGAAGGCAAAGGCGGCTATTGGCAGGATGTCGCCGGATATGAATGGTATGCGGGTATCTGAGCCACGGAATTTTGTACGGAACTTCAGGAGTGAATATATGTCGATATTGGGCCGGTTTCTGAATAGCGTTATTGAAAAAGGCTCGATCACGGTGACGTATGCGGACGGAGAGACCGAAGCGTTCGGACGTCCAAGCCCGGACTATCCCGACGTGAGCATCCGGCTCGCCGACAAGAATGTGGTGCGCCAGATTCTGCTGGACCCGCGACTGGGTGCAGCCGAGACGTTCATGGATGGCCGTCTGATCGTCGAGAAAGGCGATATCATGCAGCTGGTGCAGTTGTTGCGCGCCAACAAGCCTTTTGAGCGCGGCGGCAAGCTGCAGGAGCCCGGCGCGTTCAAGAAGGTCCGCGATCATGTCGCCGGCAGTCTGGACCGGATAAATCTGCTCGGCCGTTCAAAAGCCAACGTTGCTCACCATTATGATGTCGGCAATGATCTTTACGACCTGTTTCTGGACGAGGACCTGCAATATAGTTGCGCCTATTGGGATTTTGACCGTCGAGGCCCTGACATGACGCTCGAGCAGGCACAGGAAGACAAGAAGGCGCATATTGCCGCCAAGCTCGACCTGAAGCCCGGGCAGCGGGTGCTTGACATTGGCTGCGGCTGGGGTGGCATGGCGCTCTATCTGCATCGCCAGACGGGCGTCGAGATGCTTGGCATCACGTTGAGCGAGGAGCAACTTAAAAAGGCACGTGAACGGGCGGAACAGCAGGGCGTCGCGGAC
This genomic window contains:
- a CDS encoding alpha-amylase — encoded protein: MKKLAFAGAMIASCTLASPTLAHDVRADDHAPIGVSADHTHKKGEIMFSLRYMHMEMSGNQIGTDSISSDAIVTTIPNRFAGMPMQPPTLRLAPQMMSKDMVMPGAMYSPADWITLVAMLPYSERESTIRTYAGPSGTTVLGKFQTNPKGIGDISAGAIFPLLGQKPATSENGTELNLRAVVGMPTGSIGETGQSLSPMNMQMTMTMPYGMQSGSGTWDLKPALTLKQWMGKWSFGAQYAGTIRTGTNDNGYRLGDVHEGSLWASYLPAQWISLSGRVRAQSTGRINGLNPDVMGPVQTANPDFSGGERIDLLGGINFVATHGALVGHRLGIELGAPIYQNVNGPQLTGDWMLTVGWQKAF
- the dnaN gene encoding DNA polymerase III subunit beta is translated as MKATIERAALLKSLGHVQSVVERRNTIPILSNVLIEASADGSIKLMATDLDLQVVETVEAQVETAGSTTVSAHTLFDIARKLPDGSQVQLDAADGKMKVNAGRARFNLQTLPRDDFPVIAEGDLPTSFELPASSLIQIIDKTRFAISTEETRYYLNGIFLHVQDEETPVLKAAATDGHRLARVTLPRPDGAEGMPDVIVPRKCVNELRKLLDENSESSVQVDLSASKIRFTLGTAILTSKLIDGTFPDYTRVIPTGNDKLLKIDAKSFAQGVDRVSTIATEKTRAVKMALGDDKITLSVTSPENGKAEEEVPGSYNDDVFEIGFNSKYLMDILGEIEGDTVELHLADASAPTLIRENDKSTALYVLMPMRV
- a CDS encoding histidine phosphatase family protein yields the protein MSGIDTKGKRLFIARHGETIFNLAGRLQGDHVHTPLTRTGFAQADEMGKALARHLANERLELDLIASNTDRALQTLSVIAEHVGADWHQARSDERLREIDMGEWGGAWYRDLAGQLEIDEAERLFVTVAPGGEDYRAIARRLEHWLAEQEFVRDAVLISHGMTSRVLRGLLVGADPHPRFDAPIAEGLPQGSIVQIRDGVEEVIHLGGGEGEKA
- the rlmN gene encoding 23S rRNA (adenine(2503)-C(2))-methyltransferase RlmN; the encoded protein is MQIPGHIDPVPLPAKVTPRADGRVDLIGLSVAEIRDVLIAAGLEEKQGKLRSKQLFHWMYHRGISDFALMTDMSKTLRPWLAERFVIGRPEVVEAHLSEDGTRKWLLRSADAQDYEMVFIPDEDRGTLCISSQVGCTLNCRFCHTGTMRLVRNLTPGEIVGQVMLARDALGEWPKGVMDFADDEETENTKVYNQAYKSDGRLLTNIVLMGMGEPLYNFDNVRDAMKIVMDGDGLALSRRRITLSTSGVVPMIARAGAEINVNLAISLHAVNKETRDEIVPLNRKYSIEELLQACADYPGANNARRITFEYVMLKDKNDSDQDARELVNLLRNYDLPAKVNLIPFNPWPGSDYECSEPERIKSFSKIIFDAGISAPVRTPRGRDIMAACGQLKSASEKKSRAELDRLAEEKQAALG
- a CDS encoding RidA family protein, with the protein product MSGKKQVINLDPDPLAPYAISPAWRAGDLLFLSGQAAIDEQGQVIGVADFDAQLRQVFINIDRVLHAAGSSRDNIIKVTIYLTDMENFAKVVQARKIYFKAPYPADTTLEVKALALPDLMVEIDVIATA
- a CDS encoding outer membrane protein — translated: MKNVTIAAAIAASVLASPVLAQEKGDFSGVKATAIAGYDNIDLDIAGIDNVDGFLYGATLGYDMQSGNIVYGLELEATESTGNISDATGRIEAGRDLYAGGRLGVVVGDTALLYAKAGYTNARVSSPGLGGDNGDGVRVGAGIEYQLSDNMFARGEYRYSNYEAGVSRNQGLVSLGMKF
- a CDS encoding cytochrome b/b6 domain-containing protein codes for the protein MPEDIIIADRPRHQLTTRIWHWVNALCLLILLMSGLTIFNAHPRLYWGEYGANDDYAWMAVGSSRTQAYLRLGDTRIDTTGVLGNWQDSEGRTQTWAFPGWATIPSTYSLADGRRWHFFFAWIFSIGLTLFMFRSLWNRHIQRDLHMRKEEWRPAHIWRSFGDHLRLSEIRQSSTKAYNVIQKLSYIGVIFVLLPLMVFTGLAMSPAMDANWPLLTDVFGGRQSARSVHFLSAFLLVLFFLIHILMVLLSGPITQVKAMLTGGQGRGTV
- a CDS encoding molybdopterin-dependent oxidoreductase → MTIITRRKLIASAAIGAGGLLSGCDALNRNPVFQDMLSSAEHANFAVQRALGDRMELASEYEIADLSPTFRANGSRDPATPEYAASAAQGFADWQLRLSGLFAKPQQFSLAALQALPQRTQITRHDCVEGWSAIGQWTGVPLKILLDLAQLRDSARFLVFHCADRLGGRPYYESIDLLDGFHPQTILAHRLNGSPLPIENGAPLRLRVERQLGYKHAKYVTGVEAVASLDGIGEGKGGYWQDVAGYEWYAGI
- a CDS encoding class I SAM-dependent methyltransferase yields the protein MSILGRFLNSVIEKGSITVTYADGETEAFGRPSPDYPDVSIRLADKNVVRQILLDPRLGAAETFMDGRLIVEKGDIMQLVQLLRANKPFERGGKLQEPGAFKKVRDHVAGSLDRINLLGRSKANVAHHYDVGNDLYDLFLDEDLQYSCAYWDFDRRGPDMTLEQAQEDKKAHIAAKLDLKPGQRVLDIGCGWGGMALYLHRQTGVEMLGITLSEEQLKKARERAEQQGVADKVKFELIDYRDLARREAGGFDRIVSVGMFEHVGTPQFRTFFRSCANLMTDDGVMLLHTIGRMGSPGTTDAFTRKYIFPGGYIPALSETLEASEPYRLIATDIENLRLHYAFTLREWYKRTVGNKDKIVALYDERFYRMWIFYLAGATAAFENGGMCNYQIQFTRNRRTLPLTRDYIGETENALRASWSDE